Proteins found in one Thalassomonas actiniarum genomic segment:
- a CDS encoding GCN5 family acetyltransferase, giving the protein MTNVATAPTKAKVRATYLAAEDLKLAASLLYQAYHDDPVFLEIFNGEKEDYEQRLRASIREELGAFWHARQPMVGLYLGEAMVGVACLNGPDDGFGSERFWHWRLKMLLSAGYFSTKQMIEKEEIILSAVPLEKFHMLSFIAIHPLHQHYGFGHYLMAAVSTVLEEHPDSEGVAVYATSEKYREFFKDVDYQFIREINVGNVSGALMVHYREQKNREQTKSQG; this is encoded by the coding sequence ATGACAAATGTGGCAACTGCGCCGACCAAGGCAAAAGTAAGAGCAACTTATCTTGCTGCTGAAGACCTTAAATTGGCGGCATCTTTATTATACCAGGCATATCATGATGATCCGGTATTCTTAGAGATCTTCAATGGTGAAAAGGAAGACTATGAACAAAGGTTGCGTGCTTCAATCCGGGAAGAGCTGGGGGCCTTTTGGCATGCAAGGCAGCCTATGGTTGGCTTGTACCTTGGTGAGGCCATGGTGGGGGTTGCCTGTTTAAACGGTCCGGACGACGGTTTTGGCTCCGAGCGCTTCTGGCATTGGCGCTTGAAAATGTTATTAAGCGCCGGTTATTTCAGCACCAAACAAATGATCGAAAAGGAAGAGATCATTTTATCAGCGGTGCCGTTGGAAAAATTCCATATGTTATCTTTTATTGCCATTCATCCTTTGCACCAGCATTATGGCTTTGGCCATTATCTTATGGCGGCGGTGTCGACTGTACTGGAAGAACATCCGGACAGTGAAGGGGTTGCTGTGTATGCGACATCGGAAAAATACCGGGAGTTTTTTAAAGATGTCGATTATCAGTTTATTCGTGAAATCAATGTTGGTAATGTCAGTGGCGCCCTGATGGTACATTACCGTGAACAGAAAAATCGTGAACAGACAAAAAGTCAGGGCTAA